From Corynebacterium sp. BD556, the proteins below share one genomic window:
- a CDS encoding DNA polymerase Y family protein, translated as MRVAAIWFPDWPVQAARLDADDELIEPIAVASQRRIKACSHVARTHGVRRGMQLRHAQALVPTLTVVEDNPDRDGRMFAALAASFDEVAASVEVLRPGLVVVDVAAAGAFHGGEDTATEMLIDAASRRGIDAVAGVADEMATAIIATRFSAVVAPGGSAKFLTDLPLRTLLAEIALGADPRTVTELGQLGIATLGDMAAVPSNAMSTRFGTAGMHLHRIARAAPDRRVAPELPVRDLAVSVTPEDPIERVDAAAFAARTLAAALHEQLKEAGQNCLRLKIIAELADTTRVERIWRTREALTEAATADRVRWQLDGWLTNGGAGAITSLFLEPLELATPQEVGELWTDGSSTDEARRVVQRVQSQLGIDAVLQPRNIGGRGVAERVQMLPFGERPAPVDTAGARWPGAIPAPLPARLGGGIGHPASAVTLIDANAARVCVTAEALLTSAPFAMAWGKNRYLVSAWAGPWPVDEGWWGAQPNRVARLQVVGTREKDDRLYAWLLAWTQGRWRVEAVYS; from the coding sequence GTGCGCGTCGCCGCGATCTGGTTTCCGGACTGGCCTGTGCAGGCGGCGCGCCTAGATGCGGACGACGAACTTATTGAGCCCATCGCCGTCGCCTCCCAGCGCCGCATCAAAGCGTGCTCGCACGTGGCGCGCACGCACGGTGTGCGCCGCGGGATGCAACTGCGACACGCCCAGGCGCTCGTGCCCACACTGACCGTGGTGGAGGACAACCCGGACCGTGACGGCAGAATGTTCGCCGCCCTCGCCGCTAGCTTCGACGAGGTCGCCGCTTCCGTAGAGGTGCTGCGCCCCGGGCTTGTCGTGGTGGATGTGGCTGCCGCCGGTGCCTTCCACGGCGGGGAGGACACGGCGACGGAGATGCTTATTGACGCCGCCTCGCGCCGCGGCATCGACGCTGTCGCCGGTGTGGCCGATGAGATGGCCACCGCGATCATCGCCACTCGCTTTTCCGCCGTGGTGGCCCCCGGCGGCTCCGCTAAGTTCCTCACCGACCTCCCGCTTCGCACCTTGCTTGCGGAAATCGCCTTGGGCGCGGACCCACGCACGGTCACGGAACTTGGCCAGCTCGGCATCGCCACCCTGGGGGATATGGCTGCGGTGCCTTCGAATGCTATGTCCACCCGCTTCGGCACCGCCGGGATGCACCTGCACCGCATCGCCCGCGCTGCACCCGATCGCCGCGTCGCCCCTGAGCTGCCGGTGCGTGACCTGGCGGTGTCCGTGACCCCGGAAGATCCCATCGAGCGGGTCGACGCCGCCGCCTTTGCTGCCCGCACGCTCGCTGCAGCCCTGCATGAGCAGCTCAAGGAGGCAGGCCAGAACTGCCTGCGCCTGAAAATCATCGCCGAGCTTGCCGACACCACCCGAGTCGAACGTATTTGGCGCACCCGCGAAGCCTTGACCGAGGCCGCCACCGCGGACCGTGTGCGCTGGCAGCTCGACGGTTGGCTCACTAACGGCGGCGCAGGAGCGATCACTTCGCTTTTCCTTGAGCCTCTCGAGCTGGCCACCCCGCAGGAGGTCGGCGAGCTGTGGACGGACGGCTCCAGCACCGATGAGGCGCGCCGGGTGGTACAGCGTGTGCAGTCGCAGCTCGGCATCGACGCGGTGCTTCAACCCCGCAACATCGGGGGCCGAGGTGTTGCCGAGCGCGTTCAGATGCTGCCTTTTGGGGAGCGGCCCGCACCGGTGGACACTGCCGGCGCACGCTGGCCTGGCGCCATTCCCGCGCCGTTGCCGGCGCGGCTCGGGGGAGGTATTGGGCATCCGGCGTCTGCGGTCACACTCATCGACGCAAACGCCGCCCGCGTTTGCGTGACCGCCGAGGCACTGCTGACATCCGCGCCTTTCGCCATGGCCTGGGGCAAAAACCGTTACCTGGTTTCGGCCTGGGCGGGCCCGTGGCCGGTCGACGAGGGATGGTGGGGGGCGCAGCCGAACCGGGTGGCACGCCTGCAGGTCGTGGGAACGCGAGAGAAAGATGACCGCCTCTACGCGTGGTTGCTTGCCTGGACACAGGGAAGGTGGCGTGTTGAGGCGGTCTACAGCTAG
- a CDS encoding sucrase ferredoxin: protein MNVKPDPFCSDVEVEPLPGTAKRGNVYVLFEWPGAWSRDVLDGGTFGPELSKKLKAHMAKWDASLLLIRHPTREGRSISDHHLYIVFTDIGLTEVKHVDAPEELLDLDLGGPGRNNAMARMAPLLLVCTHAKRDRCCAVKGRPLVTELESRYPFRAGGDVVWETSHIKGHRFAATLMLMPWGYSFGRMNLEATEAMLGDAMRGTFFVPGNRGRGIYGPLGQTAEIAVATHLAEKGVRVEYGQLRVVEEDATGRVMVKDSHTDELYRVELSKQKAFGIMSSCGAEPKAGQYWVADCVISGA from the coding sequence ATGAACGTCAAGCCTGACCCTTTTTGCTCGGACGTCGAAGTTGAACCTTTGCCGGGAACAGCGAAGCGAGGCAATGTCTACGTCCTCTTTGAGTGGCCAGGCGCATGGAGCCGCGACGTGTTAGACGGTGGCACTTTTGGCCCGGAACTCAGTAAGAAACTTAAGGCCCACATGGCTAAATGGGATGCCTCGTTGCTATTGATCCGCCATCCCACCCGTGAGGGCCGCTCTATCAGCGACCACCACCTCTACATTGTTTTCACCGACATCGGGCTTACCGAGGTCAAACACGTCGACGCCCCTGAGGAGCTGCTCGACCTTGACTTGGGTGGGCCGGGCAGAAACAACGCGATGGCGCGGATGGCCCCGCTGCTTCTGGTGTGTACTCACGCTAAGCGGGACCGCTGCTGCGCGGTCAAGGGGCGCCCGCTGGTGACCGAGCTTGAAAGCCGCTACCCGTTTCGTGCTGGCGGTGACGTTGTATGGGAGACTTCCCACATTAAAGGCCATCGCTTCGCCGCCACCCTTATGCTCATGCCGTGGGGTTATAGCTTCGGCCGGATGAATCTGGAGGCCACGGAGGCGATGCTTGGAGACGCGATGAGGGGCACCTTCTTCGTGCCCGGCAACCGCGGCCGAGGTATCTACGGCCCGCTCGGTCAAACCGCCGAGATTGCGGTCGCCACCCACTTGGCCGAAAAGGGCGTGCGGGTGGAGTACGGTCAGCTCCGGGTGGTTGAGGAAGACGCCACGGGCCGCGTCATGGTGAAAGATTCTCACACGGATGAGCTCTACCGGGTGGAGCTAAGCAAGCAGAAGGCCTTCGGCATCATGTCCTCGTGTGGAGCAGAACCGAAGGCTGGGCAGTATTGGGTGGCTGACTGTGTGATTAGCGGCGCATGA
- a CDS encoding AMIN-like domain-containing (lipo)protein, whose product MRWKADIRSLIACATTATLLLGGCAHLTETAHDPKTSHQMAFLPDPSDTPPGQLEDPLGTPDSSPKTQRPEEPAELVATGVRVGSHKRFDRVVVDLEGEGSPGWYITYVSVPKQETSGTPLKVNGSAYLNINVDGTVPFFEAGREAATVNLADSSANILDVVNAGTFGGRTQVVVGLRAAKPYSVQVLENPKRLVVDILKS is encoded by the coding sequence ATGAGGTGGAAGGCAGACATACGGTCGCTCATCGCGTGCGCGACGACCGCAACTCTCCTGCTCGGCGGCTGCGCCCACCTCACCGAAACTGCGCACGACCCCAAGACCTCCCATCAGATGGCGTTTTTGCCGGATCCCTCCGACACACCACCAGGTCAGCTCGAAGACCCCCTGGGCACCCCCGACTCCTCCCCGAAAACCCAGCGCCCCGAAGAACCCGCCGAACTGGTGGCCACCGGGGTGCGCGTGGGAAGCCACAAACGCTTCGACCGTGTCGTCGTCGACCTCGAAGGTGAAGGAAGCCCCGGTTGGTACATCACCTACGTCTCCGTCCCGAAGCAGGAAACGTCGGGCACACCCCTGAAGGTCAACGGCTCGGCCTACCTAAACATCAACGTCGACGGCACAGTGCCTTTCTTCGAAGCCGGCCGTGAGGCTGCGACGGTGAACCTGGCAGATAGCTCCGCCAACATCCTCGACGTGGTCAACGCCGGAACCTTCGGCGGCCGCACCCAGGTGGTCGTGGGTCTGCGCGCCGCAAAACCTTACTCCGTGCAGGTGCTGGAAAACCCGAAGCGACTCGTCGTCGACATTCTGAAGTCCTAG